One Natrinema halophilum genomic window carries:
- a CDS encoding HAD family hydrolase produces the protein MSTGTAYDAVVFDNDGVLTTPTDRDVLVEAMHEAFETVGVTEPPADHVDILLSPDVPSLRGVAAEHAIGPHELWTAREEAAIAAQLAELRSGRKRGYDDIATLESLSVPTGIVSNNQHETIGNILDHCNLEGFDVWYGREPTIEGIERKKPTPYYLEQALADLGVTNPLYVGDSRVDIAAADAAGIDAAFIRRDHRAGYELPTEPAHEIETLSTLTGLV, from the coding sequence ATGAGTACCGGGACGGCATACGACGCGGTCGTCTTCGACAACGACGGCGTACTGACGACGCCGACGGATCGGGACGTGCTAGTCGAGGCGATGCACGAAGCGTTCGAAACCGTCGGCGTCACGGAGCCGCCGGCCGATCACGTCGACATTCTCTTGAGCCCCGACGTTCCGTCGTTGCGTGGAGTCGCAGCCGAACACGCCATCGGACCGCACGAGCTCTGGACCGCCCGCGAAGAGGCGGCGATCGCGGCCCAACTCGCCGAGCTTCGATCCGGCCGAAAACGCGGCTACGATGACATCGCGACGCTCGAGTCGCTGTCGGTCCCGACCGGGATCGTCAGCAACAACCAGCACGAAACGATCGGTAACATCCTCGACCACTGCAATCTCGAAGGCTTCGACGTCTGGTACGGCCGCGAGCCGACGATCGAAGGAATCGAACGGAAGAAACCGACGCCGTACTACCTCGAACAGGCGCTTGCGGACCTCGGTGTCACGAATCCGTTGTACGTGGGGGACAGTCGAGTCGACATCGCTGCCGCCGATGCGGCCGGAATCGACGCGGCGTTCATTCGTCGCGATCACCGGGCTGGCTACGAGCTACCGACTGAGCCGGCACACGAAATCGAGACGCTTTCGACGCTGACCGGGTTGGT